In Streptomyces sp. NBC_00306, a single genomic region encodes these proteins:
- a CDS encoding FGGY-family carbohydrate kinase, which yields MTATAATAATTAYVGIDVGTSAVKAAAFDAGGRTLAVESRPVGLDIGDGRVEQDMDEVYGAVTDVLAAVTAAVPGPVGLIGLTGQGDGVWLVDDSGRPVRPAISWMDGRAHALVDAWQESGVLASVFRRNGGAMFPGSPGPVLAWLDRHEPASLDAAAAALTCKDMVFQRLTGIRATEVSDASMPFLDPRTRSYDDEVLKALGIAHRRGLLPEVSDPAATGALASGTRIASGPYDLAACALGAGVTAPGDGLLIVGTCLASLVATRELDLTGEPAGLYISTDRTGQWLRAMPAMVGTAALDWVLKTTGVQHTEVDALLDATPPGSHGVRVLPYFAPSGERAPFVEPRLRAELTGVSLESTRADLVRATCEGIGFAARHCLDAAGLSGSLAICGGGTRSPAWMRLFADVLGRPLRIVEGEVGARGAVLASAERHGVELDTAAWTAPTAVVEPDPERAEFYAQAYEDHLERLAGSRARARAART from the coding sequence ATGACAGCAACGGCAGCCACGGCAGCCACGACGGCGTATGTCGGGATCGATGTGGGCACTTCGGCCGTGAAGGCGGCTGCCTTCGACGCCGGGGGCCGCACGCTCGCGGTCGAGTCCCGGCCGGTCGGTCTCGACATCGGAGACGGCCGCGTCGAACAGGACATGGACGAGGTGTACGGCGCGGTCACGGACGTCCTGGCGGCGGTGACGGCCGCGGTGCCGGGACCGGTCGGGCTGATCGGTCTCACCGGGCAGGGCGACGGTGTCTGGCTGGTCGACGACTCCGGCCGGCCGGTGCGGCCCGCGATCTCCTGGATGGACGGCCGCGCGCACGCCCTGGTCGACGCCTGGCAGGAGTCGGGCGTCCTCGCCTCGGTGTTCCGGCGCAACGGCGGCGCGATGTTCCCCGGGTCCCCCGGCCCCGTGCTCGCCTGGCTGGACCGGCACGAGCCCGCGTCGCTGGACGCGGCGGCGGCCGCCCTCACCTGCAAGGACATGGTCTTCCAGCGACTGACGGGCATCCGGGCGACGGAGGTCTCGGACGCGTCCATGCCGTTCCTCGACCCGCGCACCCGCAGCTACGACGACGAGGTGCTGAAAGCGCTGGGGATCGCCCACCGCCGGGGCCTGCTGCCGGAGGTCAGCGATCCCGCCGCGACCGGTGCGCTCGCCTCGGGGACGCGGATCGCGAGCGGTCCCTACGATCTGGCCGCCTGCGCGCTGGGGGCGGGTGTCACCGCTCCGGGTGACGGCCTGCTGATCGTCGGCACCTGCCTGGCCTCGCTCGTCGCCACCCGCGAGCTCGATCTCACGGGTGAGCCCGCCGGGCTGTACATCTCCACCGACCGGACGGGGCAGTGGCTGCGCGCGATGCCGGCGATGGTCGGCACGGCCGCCCTGGACTGGGTATTGAAGACCACCGGCGTACAGCACACCGAGGTCGACGCGCTGCTCGACGCCACCCCGCCGGGCTCGCACGGGGTGCGGGTGCTGCCGTACTTCGCGCCGTCCGGTGAGCGCGCGCCCTTCGTTGAGCCGCGGCTGCGGGCCGAGCTGACCGGGGTGTCGCTGGAGTCGACCCGGGCGGATCTGGTGCGGGCCACCTGTGAGGGAATCGGGTTCGCGGCCCGGCACTGTCTGGACGCGGCGGGGCTGTCGGGGTCCCTCGCGATCTGCGGTGGCGGCACCCGCTCCCCGGCCTGGATGCGGCTGTTCGCGGATGTACTGGGCAGGCCGCTGCGCATCGTCGAGGGCGAGGTCGGGGCGCGCGGCGCCGTGCTGGCATCGGCGGAGCGGCACGGTGTGGAGCTGGACACCGCCGCCTGGACCGCACCGACCGCGGTCGTCGAACCGGACCCGGAGCGCGCGGAGTTCTATGCGCAGGCCTACGAGGACCATCTGGAACGGCTGGCCGGCTCACGGGCCCGTGCCCGCGCCGCCCGGACATGA
- a CDS encoding glycerophosphodiester phosphodiesterase family protein, which yields MSAMPRRRSVLLAAGAATAASALPSPAVAARQRPRPGEPLVIGHRGAAGWRPEHTAASYTFAVQAGADWIEPDLVPTKDHVLVVRHENEISQTTDVARRAEFAGRRTTKTVDGRAVTGWFTEDFTLAELKTLWAVERLPLVRNRNTVFDGTQRIMTFQEVVDLARRLSRSHGRTVAVFPETKHPTHFRSIGLPLEPELVRVIRRNRLGARECVVQSFEPSSLLRIAEARLRLPLWQALGTTGGPFGHDTTYARMMTPEGLRSIAEYADWIGPDKSSLVAPSTLLADAHAAGLRVGAYTFRAENQFLPQALRRGTDPNGFGDAFAEYALHYGSGVDAVVTDFPDLAAIARDAADTGAR from the coding sequence ATGTCCGCCATGCCGAGACGCCGTTCGGTCCTTCTCGCGGCAGGCGCGGCGACCGCCGCGTCCGCCCTTCCGTCCCCCGCCGTGGCTGCCCGTCAGCGGCCGCGCCCCGGAGAGCCGTTGGTGATCGGTCACCGCGGCGCGGCGGGCTGGCGGCCCGAGCACACCGCCGCGTCCTACACCTTCGCCGTGCAGGCGGGCGCCGACTGGATCGAGCCGGATCTGGTGCCCACCAAGGACCATGTCCTGGTCGTCCGCCATGAGAACGAGATCTCGCAGACGACCGACGTCGCGAGGCGGGCGGAGTTCGCCGGCCGCCGCACCACGAAGACCGTCGACGGGCGGGCGGTGACCGGCTGGTTCACCGAGGACTTCACGCTCGCCGAGCTGAAGACCCTGTGGGCCGTCGAGCGGCTGCCCCTGGTCCGCAACCGCAACACCGTCTTCGACGGCACCCAGCGGATCATGACGTTCCAGGAGGTCGTCGACCTCGCCCGCCGGCTCTCCCGGAGCCACGGCCGCACCGTCGCCGTGTTCCCGGAGACCAAGCACCCCACCCACTTCCGCTCGATCGGGCTGCCGCTGGAGCCGGAACTCGTGCGGGTGATCCGCCGCAACAGGCTCGGCGCGCGCGAGTGCGTCGTCCAGTCCTTCGAGCCGTCGAGCCTGCTGCGCATCGCCGAAGCCCGGCTGCGGCTGCCGCTGTGGCAGGCCCTCGGGACCACCGGCGGTCCCTTCGGGCACGACACGACGTACGCGCGGATGATGACGCCGGAGGGGCTGCGGAGCATCGCGGAATACGCGGACTGGATCGGGCCGGACAAGTCCTCCCTCGTCGCGCCCTCGACCCTGCTGGCGGACGCGCACGCGGCGGGCCTGCGGGTGGGTGCGTACACCTTCCGGGCGGAGAACCAGTTCCTGCCGCAGGCCCTGCGCCGGGGCACCGATCCGAACGGCTTCGGTGACGCGTTCGCCGAGTACGCCCTGCACTACGGATCGGGCGTGGACGCGGTCGTCACCGACTTCCCGGACCTCGCGGCGATCGCCCGGGACGCGGCGGACACCGGGGCGCGGTGA
- a CDS encoding superoxide dismutase: MAIYTLPELPYDYAALEPVINPLIVELHHDKHHAAYVKGANDTLEQLEEARDKEAWGAINGLEKNLAFHLSGHILHSIYWHNMTGDGGGEPLEKDGVGDLADAIAESFGSFAKFKAQLTKAAATTQGSGWGVLAYEPVSRRLIVEQVYDHQGNVGQGSVPILVFDAWEHAFYLQYKNQKVDFIDAMWAVVNWQDVAKRYAEARERTPLIAP, translated from the coding sequence ATGGCCATTTACACGCTTCCTGAACTTCCGTACGACTACGCGGCGCTCGAACCGGTCATCAATCCCCTGATCGTCGAGCTCCATCACGACAAGCACCACGCGGCCTACGTCAAGGGCGCCAACGACACGCTGGAGCAGCTGGAGGAGGCGCGCGACAAGGAGGCGTGGGGGGCGATCAACGGGCTGGAGAAGAACCTCGCGTTCCATCTGTCCGGCCACATCCTGCACAGCATCTACTGGCACAACATGACCGGCGACGGCGGCGGCGAGCCGCTGGAGAAGGACGGCGTCGGCGACCTCGCGGACGCGATCGCCGAGTCGTTCGGCTCCTTCGCCAAGTTCAAGGCCCAGCTCACCAAGGCCGCCGCGACCACCCAGGGCTCCGGCTGGGGCGTGCTCGCGTACGAGCCGGTGAGCAGGCGGCTGATCGTCGAGCAGGTCTACGACCACCAGGGCAACGTCGGCCAGGGCTCCGTGCCGATCCTGGTCTTCGACGCGTGGGAGCACGCCTTCTATCTCCAGTACAAGAACCAGAAGGTCGACTTCATCGACGCCATGTGGGCGGTCGTCAACTGGCAGGACGTGGCGAAGCGCTACGCCGAGGCCAGGGAGCGCACCCCGCTCATCGCCCCGTGA
- a CDS encoding DsbA family oxidoreductase produces the protein MSENGKTPVDFWFDPLCPWAWMTSRWVLEVEKVRDIEVRWHVMSLAVLNEDRLDELPEEYREGMKQAWGPVRVVIAAQQKHGDEVLGRLYTALGTRFHNQGEGPTPEAIAGALKDVGLPAELADYADSTEYDTELRASHQEGIDKVGQDVGTPVIAVPGADGNQIAFFGPVVTPAPKGEEAAKLWDGTLLVASVPGFYEIKRTRTQGPDFSNL, from the coding sequence ATGTCCGAGAACGGCAAGACACCCGTGGACTTCTGGTTCGACCCGCTGTGCCCGTGGGCCTGGATGACCTCCCGCTGGGTCCTGGAGGTGGAGAAGGTCCGGGACATCGAGGTCCGCTGGCACGTGATGAGCCTCGCCGTGCTGAACGAGGACAGGCTCGACGAGCTCCCCGAGGAATACCGCGAGGGCATGAAGCAGGCCTGGGGCCCGGTCCGGGTGGTCATCGCGGCGCAGCAGAAGCACGGCGACGAGGTCCTCGGCCGGCTCTACACCGCGCTCGGCACCCGCTTCCACAACCAGGGCGAGGGTCCGACGCCCGAGGCGATCGCCGGAGCCCTGAAGGACGTGGGTCTCCCGGCCGAGCTGGCGGACTACGCCGACTCCACCGAGTACGACACCGAGCTGCGGGCCTCCCACCAGGAAGGCATCGACAAGGTCGGCCAGGACGTCGGCACCCCCGTCATCGCGGTCCCCGGCGCCGACGGCAACCAGATCGCCTTCTTCGGTCCCGTCGTCACCCCCGCCCCGAAGGGCGAGGAGGCGGCGAAGCTCTGGGACGGCACGCTGCTGGTGGCCTCGGTCCCCGGTTTCTACGAGATCAAGCGGACCCGCACCCAGGGCCCGGACTTCTCCAACCTCTGA
- the pepN gene encoding aminopeptidase N, producing MPVPGENLSRDEARRRAELVSVDGYEVFLDLRSAVGELPEGSGPRTFRSVTTIRFRCAQPGASAFVDLIAPSVTEVTLNGVKLDPAAAFDGSRIALDSLAAENVLVVDAQCAYSRTGEGMHRFVDPEDGEVYLYTQYEPADARRVFACFEQPDLKAPFRFEVTAPDAWTVWSNGAGEREADGVWRFAGTKPISTYITAVVAGPYHYVTDLYTRTLDDGATLEIPLGAMCRKGLARHFDAGDIFRVTKQGLDFFHDRFDYPYPFGKYDQAFVPEYNIGAMENPGCVTFREEFVFRGQVTQASYERRANVILHEMAHMWFGDLVTMVWWDDLWLKESFADFMGTFSMVGATRFTNGWITFANNRKSWAYRADQLPSTHPVTADIRDLEAAKLNFDGITYAKGASVLKQLVAYVGQDAFLEGARRYFKRHAYGNTRLGDLLSVLEETSGRDMTAWSRSWLETAGVNSLTPLVTCDAAGRITELAVLQDGDQLRPHRVAVGLYRREDGDLVRYARAEVDVTGASTAVGELVGEERPELVLVNDEDLTYCKIRFDESSLTTLRAHLGDLTDPLARALCWSALWNLTRDALMPTRDFVDLVLRFAGRETDIGVLQMLHSWARSALVHYAAPEWREEGGRLLAEGALGELRVAEPSSQHQLTWARFFATTAASAADLQLLQGLLAGTAKIDGLDVDQELRWAFLLPLASHGVADEAEIAAELARDDTASGRRHQVRCLAARPSPAVKDQAWAQVVESDALSNALVEATISGMVQPNQRELLAPYAPAYFEAIARVWEERSIQIGMDVVRGLYPSLQDNTSTLAATDAWLSAHEDAPPALRRLVLESRDDLARALRAQECDAAAAL from the coding sequence GTGCCCGTGCCCGGTGAGAATCTGTCCCGTGACGAGGCCCGTCGCCGGGCCGAGCTGGTGTCCGTCGACGGGTACGAGGTGTTCCTCGACCTGCGGTCCGCGGTCGGGGAACTCCCGGAGGGCTCGGGGCCGCGCACCTTCCGTTCGGTGACGACCATCCGGTTCCGCTGCGCACAGCCCGGCGCCTCGGCCTTCGTCGATCTGATCGCCCCGTCCGTCACCGAGGTGACGCTCAACGGCGTGAAGCTGGACCCGGCCGCCGCCTTCGACGGTTCCCGTATCGCGCTGGACTCCCTCGCCGCCGAGAACGTGCTGGTGGTGGACGCCCAGTGCGCGTACAGCCGCACCGGTGAGGGGATGCACCGGTTCGTCGACCCCGAGGACGGCGAGGTCTACCTCTACACCCAGTACGAGCCCGCGGACGCCCGCCGGGTGTTCGCCTGCTTCGAGCAGCCGGATCTCAAGGCACCGTTCCGCTTCGAGGTGACCGCGCCCGACGCGTGGACCGTCTGGAGCAACGGCGCCGGCGAGCGGGAGGCCGACGGCGTGTGGCGGTTCGCCGGGACCAAGCCGATCTCGACGTACATCACCGCCGTGGTGGCGGGCCCGTACCACTACGTCACCGACCTCTACACCCGCACGCTGGACGACGGAGCGACCCTGGAGATCCCGCTCGGCGCCATGTGCCGCAAGGGGCTCGCCCGGCACTTCGACGCCGGTGACATCTTCCGGGTCACCAAGCAGGGTCTGGACTTCTTCCACGACCGGTTCGACTACCCGTACCCCTTCGGCAAGTACGACCAGGCCTTCGTGCCCGAGTACAACATCGGTGCGATGGAGAACCCCGGCTGTGTCACCTTCCGCGAGGAGTTCGTCTTCCGCGGCCAGGTGACCCAGGCCTCCTACGAGCGCCGGGCCAACGTCATCCTGCACGAGATGGCGCACATGTGGTTCGGCGACCTGGTGACCATGGTGTGGTGGGACGACCTGTGGCTCAAGGAGTCCTTCGCGGACTTCATGGGCACCTTCTCCATGGTCGGCGCGACCCGCTTCACCAACGGCTGGATCACCTTCGCCAACAACCGCAAGTCCTGGGCGTACCGCGCCGACCAGCTGCCCTCCACGCACCCGGTCACGGCCGACATCCGCGACCTGGAGGCCGCCAAGCTCAACTTCGACGGGATCACCTACGCCAAGGGCGCGTCCGTCCTCAAGCAACTGGTAGCGTACGTCGGGCAGGACGCCTTCCTGGAGGGCGCCCGCCGGTACTTCAAGCGGCACGCGTACGGCAACACCCGGCTCGGCGACCTGCTCTCCGTGCTGGAGGAGACGTCCGGACGCGACATGACCGCGTGGTCGCGCTCCTGGCTGGAGACCGCCGGGGTCAACTCCCTGACGCCGCTGGTGACCTGCGACGCGGCCGGCCGGATCACCGAGCTCGCCGTCCTCCAGGACGGTGACCAACTGCGGCCCCACCGGGTGGCGGTGGGCCTCTACCGGCGCGAGGACGGCGACCTGGTGCGCTACGCACGCGCCGAGGTCGACGTCACCGGTGCCTCGACGGCCGTCGGTGAACTGGTGGGTGAGGAGCGGCCTGAGCTCGTCCTGGTGAACGACGAGGACCTGACCTACTGCAAGATCCGCTTCGACGAGAGTTCGCTGACGACTCTGCGCGCCCACCTCGGCGACCTCACCGACCCGCTGGCGCGGGCGCTGTGCTGGTCGGCGCTGTGGAACCTCACCCGGGACGCGCTGATGCCCACGCGCGACTTCGTGGACCTGGTGCTCCGGTTCGCGGGCCGGGAGACGGACATCGGCGTGCTCCAGATGCTGCACTCCTGGGCCCGCTCGGCGCTGGTGCACTACGCGGCGCCCGAGTGGCGCGAGGAGGGCGGCCGGCTGCTCGCCGAGGGCGCGCTGGGTGAACTGCGGGTCGCCGAGCCCAGCAGCCAGCATCAGCTGACCTGGGCGCGGTTCTTCGCGACGACGGCCGCCTCGGCGGCCGATCTCCAGCTGCTCCAGGGGCTGTTGGCCGGCACGGCGAAGATCGACGGCCTCGATGTGGACCAGGAGCTGCGCTGGGCCTTCCTGCTGCCGCTGGCCTCGCACGGGGTCGCGGACGAGGCGGAGATCGCGGCGGAACTGGCCCGCGACGACACCGCGTCGGGCAGGCGCCACCAGGTGCGCTGCCTCGCGGCCCGCCCCTCGCCGGCCGTCAAGGACCAGGCGTGGGCGCAGGTGGTCGAGTCGGACGCGCTCTCCAACGCCCTGGTGGAGGCCACGATCTCGGGCATGGTGCAGCCGAACCAGCGCGAGCTGCTGGCGCCGTACGCGCCCGCCTACTTCGAGGCCATCGCACGGGTGTGGGAGGAGCGCTCCATCCAGATCGGCATGGACGTCGTGCGGGGGCTCTACCCCTCGCTCCAGGACAACACCTCGACACTGGCCGCGACGGACGCCTGGCTGTCCGCGCACGAGGACGCACCGCCCGCGCTGCGGCGGCTCGTCCTGGAGTCCCGGGACGATCTCGCACGCGCGCTCCGCGCTCAGGAGTGCGATGCGGCGGCGGCGCTGTGA
- a CDS encoding serine hydrolase domain-containing protein, with amino-acid sequence MPARQIRSATVLALVTMAAGALVTPAVAGSAADRHFPTRQAIEAAVRDGAPGVVVEARDRNGRWSGTAGAGDLRNGRDRSPRDRYRVGSITKTFVATVLLQLEAEGRLSLDDTVERWLPGVVHGNGHDGSRVTLRQLLNHTSGISSYTRDETFVEQVLRDGFFEHRYDTWTPRQLVDLALRHPPDFAPGTDWKYSNTNYVLAGMTVEKVTGHSYAEEIERRILRPLRLHATSVPGTDPRPPRPGSRAYSRLSDDPAATVHDVSAVNPSMAGAAGEMISDSADLQRFYRTLLKGGLLPPRQLKEMTTTVVMDPRRPGRRYGLGLMRLELSCGTAVWGHRGDVHGSSSQALTTRDALHSLAVNVNGDWSGGDLAVAEAEFCG; translated from the coding sequence ATGCCCGCCCGCCAGATCCGGAGCGCGACCGTCCTGGCGCTGGTGACCATGGCCGCCGGCGCCCTGGTGACCCCGGCCGTCGCCGGCAGCGCCGCCGACCGCCACTTCCCCACCCGCCAGGCCATCGAGGCCGCCGTGCGCGACGGCGCCCCCGGTGTCGTCGTCGAGGCGCGCGACCGCAACGGCCGGTGGAGCGGCACCGCGGGCGCCGGTGACCTGCGCAACGGCCGCGATCGCTCGCCCCGGGACCGCTACCGCGTCGGGTCCATCACCAAGACCTTCGTCGCCACCGTCCTGCTCCAGCTGGAGGCCGAGGGCCGGCTGAGCCTGGACGACACCGTGGAGCGATGGCTGCCCGGCGTGGTCCACGGGAACGGCCACGACGGGAGCCGCGTCACCCTGAGGCAGCTGCTCAACCACACCAGCGGGATATCCAGTTACACCAGGGACGAGACCTTCGTGGAACAGGTGCTCCGCGACGGCTTCTTCGAGCACCGTTACGACACCTGGACCCCCCGGCAGCTGGTGGACCTCGCCCTGCGCCACCCGCCCGACTTCGCCCCCGGCACGGACTGGAAGTACTCCAACACCAACTACGTCCTCGCCGGGATGACCGTCGAGAAGGTGACCGGGCACTCGTACGCCGAGGAGATCGAGCGCCGCATCCTGCGTCCGCTCCGTCTGCACGCCACCTCCGTCCCCGGCACCGACCCGCGGCCGCCGCGTCCCGGCAGCCGGGCCTACTCCAGGCTCTCCGACGACCCGGCGGCGACCGTCCACGACGTGAGCGCCGTCAACCCGTCGATGGCCGGGGCGGCCGGCGAGATGATCTCGGACTCGGCCGATCTCCAGCGCTTCTACCGGACGCTGCTGAAGGGCGGTCTCCTGCCGCCGCGGCAGCTCAAGGAGATGACGACGACCGTCGTCATGGATCCGCGCAGGCCCGGCCGGCGGTACGGGCTGGGGCTGATGCGGCTGGAGCTGAGCTGCGGCACCGCCGTCTGGGGTCACCGGGGCGATGTCCACGGCTCCTCGTCCCAGGCGCTGACCACCCGGGACGCGCTCCACTCTCTTGCCGTGAACGTCAACGGCGACTGGTCCGGGGGCGATCTTGCGGTCGCCGAGGCCGAGTTCTGCGGCTGA
- a CDS encoding S8 family serine peptidase, with the protein MLMTLESQSSISGRSVPGHRRVARIAAAASMVTALVAAGAVPAFSATPADDPGTTAGVKAAKSSDKLGAADAELLAQAEAKGDKSVTVMVATAPGATEQVAGQLDDVKGAVLGRTYDKLGYVRATLPTDTAKSALKAAAKLSSVHGIDLEHEVKLDDPTPAADTTKAARTASRQAAAYPAPGKSTPAKNPYNPSFETGAVDFVKQNPKADGRGVTIGILDSGVDLGHPSLQKTTTGERKIVDWVTATDPVSDGDATWRQMRVDVAGPTFAVNGRTYTAPAGAYKFNLFAEAATRGGDMAGDLNRDGDTTDVWALLYDPGTRTVRVDLNNDANFANDTVMKAYKNGFQIGYFGKDNPATEVVERIPFVIEVREDVVYNAAGATADYVNIGVIESEHGTHVAGITAANSLFGGKMNGAAPGAKLVSSRACTWSGGCTNIALTEGMADLVIDRGVDIVNMSIGGLPPLNDGNNARAELYNRLIDTYGVQLVISAGNEGPGANTLGDPAVADKVISVGAAISKETWAANYGSGVTKKYAMLPFSSRGPREDGGFTPTITAPGASINTTQTWLPGGPVAEAGYQLPAGYSMLQGTSMSSPQAAGASALLLSMAKQRGIDLTPAKLRTALTSTAHKIAGVQAHEQGSGLINVVDAWDAIKNGATAHEYSVKAPVDTAIDFALKTPGFGTGLYDREGGLQAGKAKTYDVTVTRTTGPKGALAHTLNWKYNDGTFRLLGGDLVRLPLNQPVTVTVQARPKTAGVHSAILEADDPRTEGIDKQILSTVVVSKPLAKPAYGFSAAGSVQRNSHTSYFVTVPEGAKTLEVALGGLADKSQTRFIGIHPYGVPVDDSSTINCYPNYPNPANTCRPDLRSYPEPTPGVWEIEVESRRTSPLLDNPYKLDVTVLGATFDPAVKTLPEAKVGTPAPVEWKVTNDFAPIDGKLAGGPLGSAKVARPSIGQGESQESTVTVGEGVERLDVAIGGVSDTNADLDLSVFLDGVLVGQAADADSEEAVSLLKPAAGTYTVVVDGYAVPAGTTEYDYRDVFFAPSLGEVKVPATPVKLANGASAQVTAEVVVAGAAPEGRQFFGEVRLENARGTAAGAGSVVIEKVTP; encoded by the coding sequence ATGCTGATGACCCTCGAATCCCAGAGCTCCATATCCGGGCGCTCCGTACCAGGTCACAGACGCGTCGCCCGCATTGCGGCCGCCGCGTCGATGGTGACCGCACTCGTGGCCGCAGGCGCCGTACCGGCGTTCTCCGCCACTCCCGCCGACGACCCCGGTACCACCGCGGGCGTCAAGGCGGCGAAGTCCTCCGACAAGCTCGGTGCGGCCGACGCCGAACTGCTCGCCCAGGCCGAGGCCAAGGGCGACAAGAGCGTCACCGTCATGGTCGCGACCGCCCCCGGCGCCACCGAGCAGGTCGCCGGCCAGCTCGACGACGTCAAGGGCGCGGTCCTCGGCAGGACGTACGACAAGCTCGGCTATGTACGGGCCACCCTCCCGACGGACACCGCGAAGAGCGCGCTGAAGGCCGCCGCCAAGCTGTCCAGCGTGCACGGGATCGACCTCGAGCACGAGGTGAAGCTGGACGACCCGACGCCGGCCGCGGACACCACCAAGGCCGCGCGCACCGCGTCACGGCAGGCCGCCGCGTATCCGGCCCCCGGGAAGAGCACCCCGGCGAAGAACCCGTACAACCCCTCCTTCGAGACGGGCGCGGTCGACTTCGTCAAGCAGAACCCCAAGGCCGACGGCCGCGGCGTGACCATCGGCATCCTGGACTCCGGTGTCGACCTCGGTCACCCGTCGCTCCAGAAGACCACCACCGGCGAGCGCAAGATCGTCGACTGGGTCACCGCGACCGACCCGGTCTCCGACGGCGACGCCACGTGGCGCCAGATGCGCGTCGACGTGGCCGGCCCGACGTTCGCCGTCAACGGCCGTACGTACACCGCTCCGGCGGGCGCGTACAAGTTCAACCTGTTCGCCGAGGCCGCCACCCGCGGCGGCGACATGGCCGGTGACCTCAACCGCGACGGCGACACCACCGATGTGTGGGCGCTGCTGTACGACCCGGGCACCCGGACCGTGCGCGTCGACCTCAACAACGACGCGAACTTCGCCAACGACACCGTGATGAAGGCCTACAAGAACGGCTTCCAGATCGGGTACTTCGGCAAGGACAACCCGGCCACCGAGGTCGTCGAGCGCATCCCGTTCGTCATCGAGGTGCGCGAGGACGTCGTCTACAACGCCGCGGGCGCCACGGCCGACTACGTCAACATCGGCGTCATCGAGTCCGAGCACGGCACCCACGTCGCCGGCATCACCGCGGCCAACAGCCTCTTCGGCGGCAAGATGAACGGCGCGGCGCCCGGCGCCAAGCTGGTCTCCTCGCGCGCCTGCACCTGGAGCGGCGGCTGCACCAACATCGCGCTCACCGAGGGCATGGCCGACCTGGTCATCGACCGCGGCGTGGACATCGTCAACATGTCCATCGGCGGCCTGCCGCCGCTGAACGACGGCAACAACGCCCGCGCCGAGCTCTACAACCGCCTCATCGACACCTACGGTGTCCAGCTGGTCATCTCGGCCGGCAACGAGGGCCCGGGCGCCAACACCCTCGGCGACCCCGCGGTCGCCGACAAGGTCATCTCGGTCGGCGCCGCCATCTCCAAGGAGACCTGGGCCGCCAACTACGGCTCCGGCGTGACCAAGAAGTACGCCATGCTGCCCTTCTCCTCCCGCGGTCCGCGCGAGGACGGCGGCTTCACGCCCACGATCACCGCGCCCGGCGCGTCGATCAACACCACCCAGACCTGGCTGCCCGGCGGCCCGGTCGCGGAGGCGGGCTACCAGCTCCCGGCCGGCTACTCCATGCTGCAGGGCACCTCGATGTCCTCGCCGCAGGCCGCCGGCGCGAGCGCGCTGCTGCTCTCGATGGCCAAGCAGCGCGGCATCGACCTGACGCCCGCGAAGCTGCGCACCGCTCTCACCAGCACCGCGCACAAGATCGCCGGCGTGCAGGCGCACGAGCAGGGCTCCGGCCTGATCAACGTCGTCGACGCGTGGGACGCCATCAAGAACGGCGCCACCGCCCACGAGTACAGCGTCAAGGCCCCGGTCGACACCGCGATCGACTTCGCGCTGAAGACCCCGGGCTTCGGCACCGGCCTCTACGACCGCGAAGGCGGCCTGCAGGCGGGCAAGGCCAAGACGTACGACGTCACGGTCACCCGCACCACCGGTCCCAAGGGCGCGCTCGCGCACACCCTGAACTGGAAGTACAACGACGGGACCTTCCGTCTCCTCGGTGGCGACCTGGTCCGGCTGCCGCTGAACCAGCCGGTCACCGTCACCGTCCAGGCCCGTCCCAAGACGGCCGGCGTGCACAGCGCCATCCTGGAGGCGGACGACCCGCGCACCGAGGGCATCGACAAGCAGATCCTCTCGACCGTGGTCGTCTCCAAGCCGCTCGCGAAGCCCGCGTACGGCTTCTCGGCCGCCGGCTCGGTGCAGCGCAACAGCCACACGTCGTACTTCGTCACGGTGCCGGAGGGCGCGAAGACCCTCGAGGTCGCGCTCGGCGGACTGGCCGACAAGAGCCAGACCCGGTTCATCGGCATCCACCCCTACGGTGTGCCGGTCGACGACAGCTCGACGATCAACTGCTACCCGAACTACCCGAACCCGGCCAACACCTGCCGTCCGGACCTGCGCTCGTACCCCGAGCCCACGCCCGGTGTCTGGGAGATCGAGGTCGAGTCGCGCCGTACGTCCCCGCTGCTGGACAACCCGTACAAGCTGGACGTCACGGTGCTGGGCGCCACCTTCGACCCGGCCGTGAAGACGCTCCCCGAGGCGAAGGTCGGCACGCCGGCCCCCGTCGAGTGGAAGGTCACGAACGACTTCGCGCCGATCGACGGCAAGCTCGCCGGCGGCCCGCTGGGCTCCGCCAAGGTCGCCCGGCCGTCCATCGGCCAGGGTGAGTCGCAGGAGTCCACGGTCACCGTCGGAGAGGGCGTCGAGCGTCTGGACGTCGCCATCGGCGGCGTCTCGGACACCAACGCCGACCTGGACCTGTCGGTCTTCCTCGACGGCGTGCTCGTCGGCCAGGCCGCCGACGCGGACTCCGAGGAGGCCGTCAGCCTGCTGAAGCCCGCCGCGGGCACGTACACCGTCGTGGTCGACGGCTACGCCGTACCGGCCGGCACCACCGAGTACGACTACCGCGATGTGTTCTTCGCGCCGTCGCTCGGCGAGGTCAAGGTCCCCGCGACCCCGGTCAAGCTGGCCAACGGCGCCTCGGCGCAGGTCACGGCCGAGGTCGTGGTGGCCGGTGCGGCTCCCGAGGGACGTCAGTTCTTCGGTGAGGTGCGCCTGGAGAACGCGCGCGGCACCGCCGCGGGCGCCGGCAGCGTCGTGATCGAGAAGGTCACGCCGTAA